In Gordonia phthalatica, one genomic interval encodes:
- a CDS encoding ABC transporter ATP-binding protein: MTDPAEVLRLDAVTFRRNGRQILHGIDLTVRAGEHWALLGPNGAGKTTVVGFCAAQTHPTSGTVDVLGQRLGRVDTAVLRKHIGHVNPRHRLQTDLTVTEVVLTGVTGTIDLPMRWVPTDEQRTRAAALIDDIGMTARADSGWHTLSQGERGRALIARALIAEPELLLLDEPTTGLDVAAREQLLETVDALASSAPDVASVLVTHHLEELPESTSHAIVISDGATVAAGPADQTVTSEVITRAFRHPIDVGYDGRRWSARAVRASATP, encoded by the coding sequence ATGACCGACCCAGCCGAAGTCCTCCGCCTGGACGCCGTCACCTTCCGCCGCAACGGTCGGCAGATCCTGCACGGTATCGATCTCACGGTGCGGGCGGGGGAGCACTGGGCGCTTCTCGGCCCGAACGGTGCGGGCAAGACCACGGTCGTCGGCTTCTGCGCCGCGCAGACGCACCCGACGTCGGGCACCGTGGACGTCCTCGGGCAGCGACTCGGACGTGTCGACACGGCGGTGCTCCGCAAGCACATCGGGCACGTGAACCCGCGGCATCGGCTCCAGACCGATCTCACCGTGACCGAGGTGGTGCTCACCGGCGTCACCGGAACCATCGACCTGCCGATGCGGTGGGTCCCGACCGACGAGCAGCGGACGCGGGCCGCGGCGCTCATCGACGACATCGGCATGACCGCTCGGGCCGACTCCGGCTGGCACACTCTGTCGCAGGGCGAGCGCGGCCGCGCTTTGATCGCTCGAGCGTTGATCGCCGAACCGGAACTCCTGCTGCTCGACGAACCGACCACCGGGCTCGATGTGGCGGCCCGCGAGCAGTTGCTGGAGACCGTCGACGCCCTGGCCTCGTCGGCCCCCGACGTCGCATCGGTGCTCGTCACCCACCATCTGGAGGAGTTGCCGGAGTCGACGAGTCACGCGATCGTCATCAGCGACGGCGCGACGGTGGCCGCGGGCCCCGCCGATCAGACGGTGACCTCCGAGGTCATCACGCGGGCCTTCCGTCATCCGATCGACGTCGGGTACGACGGCCGACGCTGGAGCGCGCGAGCGGTCAGAGCGTCAGCAACACCTTGA
- a CDS encoding MarR family winged helix-turn-helix transcriptional regulator: MESDEEIWPSTVHRDVVEELLRMRRRRYEVDPQAILDSSAFQILWLLSDGRARTLRELSVDLDLEQSTVNRQVNAAMKRGFVERFQIPECVSWMHRPTVEGNEAFNHDGRRRADRLNRVFADLAPGDPESLLRQLRAFNDAYERQGAR; this comes from the coding sequence GTGGAAAGCGACGAAGAGATCTGGCCGTCGACCGTCCATCGCGACGTTGTCGAGGAGCTGCTCCGGATGCGTCGACGCCGCTACGAGGTGGATCCCCAGGCGATCCTGGATTCGTCGGCCTTCCAGATCCTGTGGCTGCTGTCGGACGGCCGTGCGCGCACCCTGCGGGAGCTGAGTGTCGACCTCGACCTGGAGCAGTCGACGGTGAACCGCCAGGTCAACGCCGCGATGAAGCGCGGCTTCGTCGAGCGCTTCCAGATTCCCGAGTGCGTCAGCTGGATGCATCGGCCGACCGTGGAGGGCAACGAGGCGTTCAACCACGACGGTCGCCGACGCGCCGATCGGCTCAACCGTGTGTTCGCCGATCTGGCGCCCGGAGACCCGGAGTCGCTGCTGCGGCAACTCCGGGCCTTCAACGACGCGTACGAACGGCAGGGCGCTCGATGA
- a CDS encoding MFS transporter: MTRSPDAAESMSRDDATPSTAISDTATPSTPDMPRNALAIVITLCFGGLVASLMQTLIIPVQPELPQLLNTSISNASWIITATLLGGAVAMPIAGRLGDMYGKQRVILASSVLLVVGSLICAIGGSLLPMLIGRTVQGLAMGFIPVGISLMREVTPPRLTSMAVAAMSATLGVGGAIGLPLSAWVAQTWDWRALFWTSAGLAVIITVLVLTVIPNIADNAGGKLDVVGAIGLSVGLCGALIAISKGKDWGWTSGTTLGFFALGIVVLLAWAYFELRHSDPLVDLRSSAKPTVLLTNIAAIAIGFGMMAQAIVVPMMLEVPEAAGGFGQTILQTGLWMAPGGIMMMVFAPVSGTLINNLGPKLTLAIGAAVLGVGYLTAFFLMNAPWQLAVASIIASAGVGIGYAAMPTLVMGAVPLTEAGAAVGLNGLMRSVGTTLSSAIMAVVLAASTVSMGGHDIPTHTAFKWCFLIGAIAAFVGVAITMLIPRSASTTEETVA; the protein is encoded by the coding sequence ATGACTCGCTCCCCCGACGCGGCGGAATCGATGTCGCGCGACGACGCGACACCGAGCACCGCCATTTCGGACACCGCGACACCGTCCACCCCGGACATGCCGCGCAATGCGCTGGCCATCGTCATCACGCTCTGCTTCGGCGGTCTCGTCGCGTCCCTGATGCAGACGCTGATCATCCCGGTGCAGCCCGAGCTTCCGCAGCTGCTCAACACCTCGATCTCGAACGCGTCGTGGATCATCACCGCGACCCTCCTCGGCGGTGCGGTGGCCATGCCGATCGCCGGTCGCCTCGGCGACATGTACGGCAAGCAGCGTGTGATCCTCGCCAGCTCGGTACTCCTCGTGGTCGGCTCGCTGATCTGCGCGATCGGCGGCTCGCTGCTCCCGATGCTCATCGGTCGCACCGTACAGGGCCTGGCGATGGGCTTCATCCCCGTCGGCATCAGCCTGATGCGCGAGGTGACGCCTCCCCGACTGACGTCCATGGCGGTGGCCGCGATGAGTGCGACGCTCGGCGTCGGCGGCGCCATCGGCCTGCCGCTGTCCGCGTGGGTGGCGCAGACCTGGGACTGGCGCGCCCTCTTCTGGACGTCGGCCGGCCTCGCGGTGATCATCACCGTCCTCGTCCTCACCGTGATCCCGAACATCGCCGACAATGCGGGCGGCAAACTCGACGTCGTCGGCGCGATCGGCCTGTCGGTCGGTCTGTGCGGCGCGCTGATCGCCATCTCGAAGGGCAAGGACTGGGGCTGGACCTCGGGAACCACCCTCGGCTTCTTCGCCCTCGGCATCGTCGTCCTGCTGGCATGGGCCTACTTCGAGCTCCGCCACAGCGACCCGCTGGTCGACCTCCGCAGCTCGGCCAAGCCGACAGTCCTGCTGACGAACATCGCCGCAATCGCGATCGGCTTCGGCATGATGGCGCAGGCCATCGTGGTCCCGATGATGCTGGAGGTCCCCGAGGCCGCAGGCGGCTTCGGCCAGACGATCCTGCAGACCGGACTGTGGATGGCGCCCGGCGGCATCATGATGATGGTCTTCGCGCCCGTCTCCGGAACCCTGATCAACAACCTCGGGCCCAAGCTCACCCTGGCGATCGGCGCCGCCGTCCTCGGCGTCGGCTACCTGACCGCGTTCTTCCTCATGAACGCCCCGTGGCAGCTGGCCGTCGCCTCGATCATCGCCTCCGCCGGCGTCGGCATCGGCTACGCTGCCATGCCGACCCTGGTGATGGGCGCGGTCCCGCTCACCGAAGCAGGTGCGGCCGTCGGCCTCAACGGGCTGATGCGATCGGTCGGCACCACGCTGTCGTCGGCCATCATGGCCGTCGTCCTCGCCGCCTCCACCGTCTCGATGGGCGGGCACGACATCCCGACGCACACCGCATTCAAGTGGTGCTTCTTGATCGGCGCGATCGCCGCATTCGTCGGCGTCGCCATCACGATGCTGATTCCGCGGTCCGCCTCGACCACCGAGGAGACCGTGGCCTGA
- a CDS encoding glutathione S-transferase family protein yields the protein MTEKDTDQQADYVEPNKAFERDTRYIETRITRDGADGFPVEAGRYRLVVAYACPWANRAIIVRRLLGLEDAISMGVCGPTHDKRSWTFDLDPGEVDPVLGIPRLQDAYFKRFPDYPKGITVPAIVDIPSGAVVTNDFPQITIDFSLEWTDFHRDGAPQLYPEDLRPEIDEVNAVVYKDVNNGVYRCGFAGSQESYEAAYDQLFSRLDWLSDRLANQRYLVGDTITEADVRLFTTLARFDAVYHGHFKCNREKLSEMPVLWAYARDLFQTPGFGDSTNFEQIKAHYYKVHRDVNPSGIVPKGPDLANWHTPHGRDALGGRPFGDGTPPVPLG from the coding sequence ATGACTGAGAAGGACACCGATCAGCAGGCCGACTACGTGGAGCCGAACAAGGCGTTCGAGCGCGATACCCGGTACATCGAGACCCGCATCACTCGCGACGGCGCCGACGGCTTCCCGGTCGAGGCCGGTCGCTATCGGCTCGTCGTCGCCTACGCCTGCCCGTGGGCCAATCGGGCGATCATCGTCCGCCGACTCCTGGGCCTCGAGGACGCGATCTCGATGGGCGTCTGCGGGCCGACCCACGACAAGCGGTCGTGGACCTTCGACCTCGACCCGGGCGAGGTGGACCCCGTGCTCGGCATACCGCGGCTGCAGGACGCCTACTTCAAGCGGTTCCCCGACTACCCCAAGGGGATCACGGTCCCCGCGATCGTCGACATCCCGTCGGGTGCCGTCGTCACCAACGACTTCCCGCAGATCACCATCGACTTCTCGCTCGAGTGGACCGACTTCCACCGGGACGGCGCTCCGCAGCTCTATCCCGAGGACCTACGACCGGAGATCGACGAGGTGAACGCGGTCGTTTACAAGGATGTGAACAACGGCGTCTACCGCTGCGGTTTCGCGGGCTCCCAGGAGTCGTACGAAGCGGCGTACGACCAGCTGTTCTCCCGCCTCGACTGGCTCAGCGATCGGCTCGCGAACCAGCGCTATCTGGTCGGCGACACCATCACCGAGGCCGATGTCCGCCTGTTCACGACGCTCGCTCGCTTCGACGCCGTCTACCACGGGCACTTCAAGTGCAACCGCGAGAAGCTGTCGGAGATGCCGGTGCTGTGGGCGTACGCCCGCGACCTGTTCCAGACGCCGGGCTTCGGCGACTCGACGAACTTCGAGCAGATCAAGGCGCACTACTACAAGGTGCACCGCGACGTGAACCCGTCGGGCATCGTGCCCAAGGGGCCGGATCTCGCGAATTGGCACACCCCGCACGGGCGGGATGCCCTCGGCGGCCGACCCTTCGGAGACGGAACGCCGCCCGTACCGCTGGGATAG
- a CDS encoding M15 family metallopeptidase, producing MRNRTPTLPRSIGLLVIGAAVLLIASLCAPQAAASPDTARQHLLGVALAPGTAGLTPQLGVAYTLAYRDARAAGVPMYVNSGKRSRAEQASLWRQGIRDYGSAAEARRWVLPPDESTHVTGQAIDVGPRAGAAWLQANGVRWGLCRTFDNEWWHFELVAVPGTHCPRRVPDASRR from the coding sequence ATGCGAAACCGGACACCGACCCTTCCTCGATCAATCGGTCTGCTGGTGATCGGAGCGGCCGTGCTGCTGATCGCGTCGCTGTGTGCTCCGCAGGCCGCCGCGTCGCCCGACACCGCCCGGCAGCACCTGCTCGGCGTGGCGCTGGCTCCCGGCACCGCGGGATTGACGCCGCAACTCGGCGTCGCTTACACGCTGGCGTATCGCGACGCCCGTGCCGCCGGTGTCCCGATGTACGTGAACTCCGGAAAACGGTCGCGTGCAGAGCAGGCGAGCCTCTGGCGGCAGGGCATCAGGGATTACGGCAGCGCCGCCGAAGCACGACGCTGGGTCCTGCCTCCCGACGAGTCGACGCACGTCACGGGGCAGGCGATCGACGTCGGACCGCGCGCCGGCGCCGCCTGGCTGCAGGCCAACGGGGTCCGCTGGGGCCTGTGTCGTACCTTCGACAACGAGTGGTGGCACTTCGAGTTGGTCGCCGTGCCGGGCACGCACTGCCCGCGCAGAGTCCCCGACGCCAGTCGCCGCTGA
- a CDS encoding SRPBCC domain-containing protein: MTNDAAATPNAPINDLSFTVFGYVSRPVAEVYEAVADPEQLSKYFTTGGAHGRLDAGATVSWDFHDFPGAFDVRVIEAEAPRRIVIRWAGTETVGGDGTDVAFEFEPVDGGARTRVSVTESSWTPTAVGAESAFGNCMGWTGMLAALKVWLEHGINLRDGFYR, from the coding sequence ATGACCAACGATGCCGCCGCGACGCCGAATGCGCCGATCAACGACCTGTCATTCACCGTGTTCGGCTATGTGTCCCGGCCGGTGGCCGAGGTGTACGAGGCGGTGGCCGATCCGGAGCAGCTGTCGAAGTACTTCACCACGGGCGGAGCACACGGTCGCCTCGATGCCGGTGCCACCGTCTCGTGGGACTTCCACGACTTCCCCGGCGCGTTCGACGTCCGGGTCATCGAGGCGGAGGCCCCGCGGCGAATCGTCATCCGCTGGGCAGGAACCGAGACCGTCGGCGGGGACGGTACGGATGTCGCCTTCGAGTTCGAACCCGTCGACGGCGGGGCGCGGACCCGGGTGTCGGTCACCGAATCGTCCTGGACTCCGACGGCGGTCGGCGCGGAGAGCGCCTTCGGCAACTGCATGGGCTGGACCGGGATGCTGGCCGCACTCAAGGTCTGGCTGGAGCACGGAATCAACCTGCGTGACGGGTTCTACCGCTGA
- the helR gene encoding RNA polymerase recycling motor ATPase HelR, with the protein MPATVFALPERLSEKRRPDLIAADATHLVRIRERITAQISDARAALDAARRSTDVRVEAGVVRDQEIRRLSTRIRTLTRIGTDVCLGRVVHADGTVAYIGRIGVSAADGTALLIDWRTAAAAPFFAATLADPMGVASRRHYRWSREAIIDYWDEVFTADDRADTAALDSQSAFIASLGVDRSPKMTSVLGTIAADQDAAIRADSRGPLVVDGGPGTGKTVVALHRAAYLLYADPRLGGNRGEILIVGPHRPYLSYVGDVLPSLGEEGVATCTLADLVPGSASLAPETDERVADLKSSARSVEAVDAAVAFYEDPPVEIVDVETPWGDLEVTGEDWAEAFGAVGSASVHNEAHDEIWDALVEVLAPRIRAMTGRDVPDDRVRPALEADHDLATILHRAWPMLDATTMIADLWAVPAYLRLCAPWLTAEQRALLRRDEDSEFTVEDLPLLDAARRRLGDADAAHGRQRRRAEIREQRRVRDRVIDELIAGDDGEGLVTMLRAEDIQDVIVDETGMSDRDADPLAGPFAHIVVDEAQDLTDAQWQMLLARCPSRSFTIVGDRAQSRAGFTETWEDRLRRVGVGEPRRTTLTVNYRTPAEVMEHARPGILAALPGVAVPESIRTGGLPVEFAATRELATIVARWRSENVDGIACIIGDPTFPADDRVDSLTPITAKGLEFDLVVLVDPAQFGDDIAGAVDRYVAMTRTTSRLVVLSPGSGATS; encoded by the coding sequence TTGCCCGCCACCGTATTCGCCCTCCCCGAACGACTCTCCGAGAAGAGACGCCCGGACTTGATCGCCGCCGACGCGACCCACCTCGTCCGCATCCGGGAACGCATCACCGCGCAGATCTCGGACGCGCGCGCCGCGCTCGACGCCGCCCGTCGGTCCACCGATGTCCGAGTGGAGGCGGGGGTGGTCCGAGACCAGGAGATCCGCCGCCTCTCGACGCGGATCCGGACTCTCACCCGGATCGGGACCGACGTGTGCCTCGGCCGCGTGGTCCACGCGGACGGCACCGTCGCGTACATCGGCCGGATCGGCGTGTCCGCGGCCGACGGCACCGCTCTGCTGATCGACTGGCGCACCGCGGCCGCCGCGCCCTTCTTCGCCGCCACCCTGGCCGACCCGATGGGCGTGGCGTCTCGCCGACACTACCGGTGGTCGCGGGAGGCGATCATCGACTACTGGGATGAAGTCTTCACCGCCGACGACCGCGCCGACACCGCCGCCCTCGACAGTCAGTCGGCGTTCATCGCGAGCCTCGGCGTCGACCGATCGCCGAAGATGACGTCGGTGCTCGGCACCATCGCCGCCGATCAAGACGCGGCGATCCGCGCCGACTCCCGCGGACCGCTCGTCGTCGACGGAGGGCCGGGCACCGGCAAGACGGTCGTCGCCCTGCATCGCGCCGCCTATCTGCTGTACGCCGACCCGCGACTCGGCGGGAACCGCGGCGAGATCCTCATCGTCGGACCGCATCGCCCCTACTTGAGCTATGTCGGCGACGTGCTGCCCAGCCTCGGAGAGGAGGGCGTCGCCACCTGCACCCTCGCCGACCTGGTGCCCGGGTCGGCGAGCCTCGCGCCCGAGACCGATGAGCGGGTCGCCGACCTGAAATCGTCGGCGCGGTCGGTCGAGGCGGTCGACGCCGCTGTCGCGTTCTACGAGGACCCGCCGGTCGAGATCGTCGACGTCGAGACGCCGTGGGGTGATCTCGAGGTGACCGGCGAGGACTGGGCGGAGGCCTTCGGCGCGGTCGGCTCCGCTTCGGTGCACAACGAGGCGCACGACGAGATCTGGGATGCGCTGGTCGAGGTGCTCGCGCCGAGGATCCGGGCGATGACCGGCCGCGACGTGCCCGACGACCGAGTGCGGCCGGCGCTGGAAGCCGACCACGATCTGGCGACGATCCTGCACCGCGCGTGGCCGATGCTCGATGCGACGACCATGATCGCCGACCTGTGGGCGGTGCCGGCCTACCTGCGACTGTGCGCGCCGTGGCTGACCGCGGAGCAGCGTGCGCTGCTGCGCCGGGACGAGGACTCGGAGTTCACCGTCGAGGACCTGCCACTCCTCGACGCCGCTCGCCGCAGACTCGGCGACGCGGACGCGGCACACGGGCGACAGCGCCGCCGAGCCGAGATCCGCGAACAGCGACGCGTCCGCGACCGCGTGATCGACGAGTTGATCGCCGGCGACGACGGAGAAGGTCTCGTCACCATGCTGCGGGCTGAGGACATCCAGGATGTCATCGTCGACGAGACCGGCATGTCGGACCGCGACGCGGATCCGCTCGCCGGACCGTTCGCGCACATCGTCGTCGACGAGGCGCAGGACCTCACCGACGCACAGTGGCAGATGCTCCTCGCACGCTGTCCGTCGCGGAGCTTCACCATCGTCGGTGACCGCGCGCAGTCGCGCGCCGGCTTCACCGAGACGTGGGAGGACCGACTCCGCCGCGTGGGGGTGGGGGAGCCGCGTCGCACCACGCTGACCGTCAACTACCGCACGCCCGCAGAGGTGATGGAGCATGCCCGGCCGGGCATCCTCGCTGCACTGCCTGGCGTCGCGGTACCGGAGTCGATCCGCACCGGCGGCCTGCCCGTGGAGTTCGCCGCGACCAGGGAACTCGCGACGATCGTGGCGCGGTGGCGGTCGGAGAACGTCGACGGCATCGCCTGCATCATCGGCGACCCGACGTTCCCCGCCGACGATCGCGTCGACTCACTGACCCCGATCACCGCCAAGGGACTCGAGTTCGACCTGGTGGTCCTGGTGGACCCGGCTCAGTTCGGCGACGACATCGCGGGCGCCGTCGACCGGTACGTCGCGATGACCCGAACCACGTCGCGGCTGGTGGTGCTCAGCCCAGGTAGCGGTGCGACCAGCTGA
- a CDS encoding alkaline phosphatase family protein codes for MRPTLADVLPSVALALDGQAENPLGVHPARDVVVLLIDGLGAELLSRHADVAPTLAAHVVTTLQAGFPATTATSIASLAIGAPCATHGIIGYSFALRSGDGLENFNALRWRTGNAEGPDARDAVVPEDLQTVTSTVAQLAGSGIDIHFVVPGYQVRSGLTRAAFGVSGHLHAAEDLAAVRDGILEVARHDNGTGRFAYAYYPKLDAVGHFRGPESPHWLHVLETVDAAVADLFADLPDTCTLLITGDHGMVGAEERIDLDAEPLLHEGVRLISGEARVRHVYADHADAVADVAGNWGTVLGRHAQVVTREQALDEHWFGVTPPIETIAARIGDVLAVAQGTSVLTCPGNEPMESTLIGHHGAWTDDEQLVPLISNRL; via the coding sequence ATGAGACCAACGCTCGCCGATGTCCTGCCCAGCGTCGCGCTCGCGCTCGACGGTCAGGCGGAGAATCCGCTCGGCGTGCACCCCGCGCGCGACGTGGTGGTCCTGCTGATCGACGGGCTGGGGGCCGAGCTCCTGTCCCGGCACGCCGATGTGGCACCGACCCTGGCGGCGCACGTCGTGACGACCCTGCAGGCCGGGTTTCCGGCGACGACCGCGACCAGTATCGCCAGCCTCGCGATCGGGGCGCCGTGCGCCACGCACGGCATCATCGGCTACAGCTTCGCGCTGCGCTCGGGCGACGGACTCGAGAACTTCAACGCGCTGCGCTGGCGAACCGGGAACGCGGAGGGGCCCGATGCACGCGACGCTGTGGTGCCCGAGGACCTGCAGACCGTCACGAGCACCGTCGCACAGTTGGCGGGAAGTGGAATCGACATCCACTTCGTGGTGCCCGGCTACCAGGTGCGGTCGGGACTCACCCGGGCCGCGTTCGGGGTATCCGGACACCTGCACGCGGCCGAGGACCTCGCCGCGGTCCGTGACGGCATCCTGGAGGTGGCGCGCCACGACAACGGCACCGGTCGCTTCGCGTACGCCTACTATCCGAAGCTCGACGCCGTCGGACACTTCCGCGGGCCGGAGTCGCCGCATTGGCTGCACGTGCTGGAGACGGTCGACGCCGCCGTCGCGGACCTGTTCGCCGATCTCCCGGACACCTGCACGCTGCTGATCACCGGGGACCACGGCATGGTCGGTGCCGAGGAACGGATCGATCTCGACGCCGAGCCGCTGCTTCACGAGGGAGTCAGGCTCATCTCCGGTGAGGCTCGGGTCCGTCACGTGTACGCCGACCACGCCGACGCCGTCGCCGATGTGGCGGGCAACTGGGGAACGGTGCTCGGTCGGCACGCGCAGGTGGTGACGCGGGAACAGGCATTGGACGAGCACTGGTTCGGGGTCACCCCGCCGATCGAGACGATCGCCGCGCGGATCGGGGATGTGTTGGCGGTGGCGCAGGGGACCAGCGTGCTGACCTGCCCCGGCAACGAGCCGATGGAGTCGACGCTGATCGGCCATCACGGTGCCTGGACCGACGACGAGCAGTTGGTTCCACTGATCTCGAACCGACTCTGA
- a CDS encoding isopenicillin N synthase family dioxygenase, with amino-acid sequence MLPVLNLRTADADPAEFRRRLLDATHTVGFFYLTGHGVPQTAIDRILRVAREFFALPQSAKDEISMLNSPQFRGYTRLGGELTNGAVDWREQVDLGPDLPVIEGAEGYWNLQGPNQWPSAQPEFREALYRWDDRLAEVGRRLLAHWATALGAPDDVFDAAFRDRPATLIKVVRYPGSDETPQGVGAHKDSGVLTLLLVEPGSAGLQVEAADGSWIDAPPLDGAFIVNIGELLEFATDGYLRATRHRVLAPAPGTDRLSIPYFFNPSLDAQIPTLTLPDHLAADARGIEDDPANPIYGTYGENAWKSRTRAHPDVAAKHHGIVPAGDASAY; translated from the coding sequence ATGCTCCCCGTTCTCAACCTCCGCACCGCAGACGCCGACCCCGCCGAGTTCCGCCGGAGGCTGCTCGACGCGACCCACACGGTCGGCTTCTTCTATCTCACCGGCCACGGTGTCCCGCAGACCGCGATCGACCGGATCCTGCGGGTGGCCCGCGAGTTCTTCGCGCTGCCGCAGTCCGCCAAGGACGAGATCAGCATGCTGAACAGCCCGCAGTTCCGCGGCTACACCCGTCTCGGCGGTGAGCTCACCAACGGTGCCGTCGACTGGCGCGAGCAGGTGGATCTGGGGCCCGACCTGCCCGTGATCGAGGGTGCTGAGGGCTACTGGAACCTGCAGGGGCCAAATCAGTGGCCGTCGGCGCAGCCCGAGTTCCGCGAGGCGCTGTACCGCTGGGACGACCGTCTCGCGGAGGTCGGTCGTCGTCTCCTCGCCCACTGGGCGACCGCGCTCGGCGCACCGGACGACGTCTTCGACGCCGCTTTCCGGGATCGACCGGCCACGCTGATCAAGGTGGTCCGCTATCCCGGCAGCGACGAGACCCCGCAGGGAGTCGGCGCGCACAAGGACTCCGGGGTGCTCACCCTGCTGCTCGTGGAGCCCGGCTCCGCGGGCCTGCAGGTGGAGGCCGCGGACGGCTCATGGATCGACGCCCCGCCGCTCGACGGCGCCTTCATCGTCAACATCGGCGAGCTACTCGAGTTCGCGACCGACGGCTATCTGCGCGCCACCCGCCACCGCGTGCTCGCGCCCGCGCCCGGCACCGACCGGCTCTCGATCCCGTACTTCTTCAACCCGTCGCTCGACGCGCAGATCCCGACGCTGACGCTGCCCGACCACCTGGCCGCCGACGCCCGCGGCATCGAGGACGATCCGGCGAACCCCATCTACGGCACGTACGGGGAGAACGCGTGGAAGTCCCGCACCCGGGCGCACCCGGACGTCGCTGCGAAGCACCACGGCATCGTGCCGGCCGGTGACGCGTCGGCGTACTGA
- a CDS encoding uracil-DNA glycosylase has protein sequence MTSRAESAPDRAPRARTVAELDQLVTGCRACPRLVAWREEVARTKRASFRDQTYWGKAIPGFGPDDAGILIVGLAPAAHGANRTGRMFTGDRSGDFLFAAMHAVGLANQPYAVSADDGLELIGTRITSPVHCAPPANKPTPAERRTCAPYLNRELELLADTVRVAVVLGGFGWQALMSSLTDGGWAVPRPRPKFGHGTKVVIEHPDGRTLTVLGCFHVSQQNTFTGRLTPAMLEGVLSDAKSLASL, from the coding sequence ATGACCTCGCGTGCCGAATCCGCCCCCGATCGAGCGCCGCGTGCCCGCACCGTCGCCGAACTCGATCAACTCGTCACCGGGTGCCGCGCGTGTCCGCGGCTCGTCGCGTGGCGCGAGGAGGTGGCGCGGACCAAGCGTGCGTCCTTCCGTGACCAGACCTATTGGGGGAAGGCGATTCCCGGCTTCGGACCGGACGACGCCGGGATCCTGATCGTCGGCCTCGCACCGGCCGCGCACGGTGCCAATCGGACCGGTCGCATGTTCACCGGCGACCGCAGCGGCGACTTCCTCTTCGCCGCGATGCACGCCGTCGGGCTCGCGAATCAGCCGTACGCGGTGTCCGCCGACGACGGCCTCGAACTGATCGGAACCCGGATCACCTCGCCGGTGCACTGCGCACCGCCCGCCAACAAGCCCACCCCCGCCGAACGCCGCACGTGCGCGCCGTACCTGAACCGGGAGCTGGAACTGCTCGCGGACACGGTTCGGGTCGCGGTGGTCCTCGGTGGCTTCGGCTGGCAGGCGCTGATGTCGTCGCTGACCGACGGCGGCTGGGCGGTCCCGAGGCCGCGCCCGAAGTTCGGGCACGGCACGAAGGTCGTGATCGAGCATCCCGACGGCCGGACGCTGACCGTCCTCGGATGCTTCCACGTCAGCCAGCAGAACACCTTCACCGGCCGGTTGACGCCCGCCATGCTCGAGGGAGTCCTCAGCGACGCGAAGTCACTGGCTAGTCTCTGA
- a CDS encoding helix-turn-helix domain-containing protein — protein sequence MTTLTSPPDVGPALRRWRQHRQLSQLQLADRAGVSTRHLSWVENGRSHPTRDMIERLADHLDVPLRERNQLLLSGGFAPAYRDCDLSSPDLFAVSSALRSLLDAQVPFPALLLDRWWDVVDHNTAVEPLLAACAPHLLEPPMNAVRLALHPDGLAPRIVNLGQWRRHLIGQVRSRADRLADARLSALADEAAGYPGDDVGTPDPSDVVVPMRLATPAGELRLFSVLTAVESALDVTVDELRVESFYPADDATRAALTTPTD from the coding sequence ATGACGACCCTCACCTCTCCACCGGACGTCGGGCCCGCCCTGCGGCGGTGGCGCCAGCACCGACAGCTCAGCCAACTGCAGCTCGCCGACCGCGCGGGCGTGTCGACCAGGCACCTCAGCTGGGTGGAGAACGGTAGATCGCACCCGACGCGCGACATGATCGAGCGGCTCGCCGACCACCTGGACGTGCCGCTGCGCGAACGCAACCAGCTGCTGCTGTCGGGCGGGTTCGCCCCCGCGTACCGCGACTGCGACCTCTCCTCTCCGGACCTGTTCGCGGTCAGTTCAGCCCTGCGGTCCCTGCTCGACGCCCAGGTGCCGTTCCCCGCGCTGCTGCTGGACCGGTGGTGGGACGTCGTCGACCACAACACGGCGGTGGAACCACTGCTCGCGGCGTGCGCCCCGCACCTGCTGGAGCCGCCGATGAACGCCGTGCGCCTGGCGCTCCATCCGGACGGTCTCGCACCGCGGATCGTCAATCTCGGACAGTGGCGACGCCATCTCATCGGCCAGGTCCGCAGCCGCGCGGACCGTCTCGCCGACGCTCGGCTCTCCGCACTCGCGGACGAGGCCGCGGGCTATCCGGGTGACGACGTCGGCACACCCGACCCGAGCGACGTGGTGGTGCCGATGCGGTTGGCGACGCCTGCGGGCGAACTCCGATTGTTCAGTGTCCTCACCGCCGTCGAGTCGGCGCTCGACGTCACCGTCGACGAACTCCGCGTCGAATCGTTCTACCCGGCGGACGACGCGACGCGCGCCGCACTCACCACCCCTACCGACTGA